One Sphingobacteriales bacterium genomic window carries:
- a CDS encoding ATP-dependent Clp protease ATP-binding subunit codes for MEAKFSQKVKDVFSFSREEAKRLGHDFIGVEHFLLGIIREGNSFGVQVLQAMEVDLEQLRKNLDNAVSKGIAHYTDPVNIPLTRQAQQSLKTAVLEAKDFKTDVIGTEHLLLAILKIKDNVAAQILEQLDVDYEMFKTELRFMLNDVKGELPGGSDDSYDEGMGKGFGNAGARSGKQGTKSKTPVLDNFGRDITHLAEEGKLDPIVGRETEIERVSQILSRRKKNNPILIGEPGVGKTAIVEGLALRIFERRVSRVLFDKRIVMLDLAALVAGTKYRGQFEERIKAIMNELEKDRSVILFIDEIHTIVGAGGATGSLDASNIFKPALARGELQVIGASTLDEYRQYIEKDGALDRRFQKVMVDPPTVEETYSILNNIKSKYEEYHNVQYDDAAIKACVQLSNRYITDRFLPDKAIDVLDEVGARVHLKNIRVPENIVSLEQQIEDIKEEKLKVVKSQDYEKAASLRDTEKNLQNELDTAKRDWEEESRTRRYPVGEEDIAEVVAMMTGIPVRRVAQSESTKLLSMADDLKKVVIGQDEAVVKITKAILRNRVGLKDPRKPIGSFIFLGPTGVGKTELAKALARYLFDSESALIRIDMSEYMEKFSISRLIGAPPGYVGYEEGGQLTEKVRRKPYSVILLDEIEKAHPDVYNILLQVLDDGQLTDGLGRKIDFKNTLIIMTSNIGVRQLKDFGTGVGFQTSSREESAENNAKGVIAQALRRTFAPEFLNRIDDVVTFNALGKEEILKIIDIALQDIYTRVARIGYTLRLSEQAKVFLADKGYDPQFGARPLHRAIQKYIEDPLAEEILAVKLKSGDEILVDLDAEGKISIEVLSNEAAPTNQ; via the coding sequence ATGGAAGCTAAATTTTCTCAAAAAGTAAAAGATGTTTTCTCTTTCAGTAGAGAAGAAGCTAAAAGGCTCGGTCACGATTTTATCGGTGTAGAGCATTTTCTGTTGGGCATCATACGCGAGGGCAACAGCTTTGGCGTACAGGTGTTGCAGGCAATGGAAGTAGATTTGGAACAGCTAAGAAAAAATTTGGATAATGCCGTCAGCAAAGGCATTGCCCATTATACCGACCCTGTGAATATTCCACTCACCCGCCAGGCACAACAATCGTTGAAAACTGCAGTATTGGAAGCTAAAGATTTCAAAACCGATGTTATCGGTACAGAACATCTTTTGTTGGCAATTTTGAAAATAAAAGATAATGTAGCCGCTCAAATACTGGAACAATTAGATGTGGACTATGAAATGTTTAAAACAGAGTTACGTTTTATGCTCAATGATGTAAAAGGCGAATTGCCGGGCGGCTCTGATGATTCGTATGACGAAGGCATGGGAAAAGGTTTTGGAAATGCCGGCGCGCGCAGTGGCAAGCAAGGCACAAAATCAAAAACCCCCGTACTCGACAATTTCGGACGAGATATTACACACCTCGCCGAAGAGGGAAAACTTGATCCCATCGTAGGGCGCGAAACCGAAATTGAGCGTGTATCTCAGATTTTGAGCCGCCGCAAAAAAAACAACCCTATCCTTATCGGCGAACCCGGCGTAGGAAAAACCGCCATCGTAGAAGGATTGGCATTGCGCATTTTTGAACGGCGCGTGTCGCGTGTGTTGTTCGACAAACGCATCGTGATGCTGGATTTGGCTGCTTTGGTAGCCGGCACCAAATATCGCGGTCAGTTTGAAGAACGCATCAAAGCCATTATGAACGAATTGGAAAAAGACCGCAGTGTTATTTTGTTTATCGACGAAATACACACCATCGTAGGTGCGGGCGGTGCTACCGGCTCTTTAGATGCCTCCAATATCTTTAAACCCGCTTTGGCACGCGGCGAATTGCAGGTAATCGGTGCATCTACTTTAGATGAATATCGCCAATATATAGAAAAAGACGGCGCATTAGACCGCCGCTTCCAAAAAGTAATGGTAGATCCGCCTACGGTAGAAGAAACTTACAGCATTCTCAACAACATCAAAAGCAAATACGAAGAGTATCACAACGTGCAATACGATGATGCTGCCATCAAAGCCTGCGTGCAGTTGAGCAACCGCTACATCACCGATCGGTTTTTGCCCGACAAAGCCATTGACGTATTGGACGAAGTAGGAGCGCGTGTGCATTTGAAAAACATTCGTGTACCCGAAAATATTGTATCGCTGGAACAACAAATTGAAGACATTAAAGAAGAAAAACTCAAAGTGGTAAAAAGTCAGGATTATGAAAAGGCTGCCAGTTTGAGAGATACCGAAAAAAATCTTCAAAATGAATTGGATACCGCCAAGCGCGACTGGGAAGAGGAATCTCGCACCCGCCGCTATCCTGTAGGCGAAGAGGATATTGCCGAAGTGGTAGCCATGATGACTGGCATTCCGGTGCGCCGTGTGGCACAAAGCGAAAGTACCAAATTGCTCAGTATGGCTGACGATTTGAAAAAAGTTGTCATCGGGCAAGATGAAGCCGTTGTCAAAATCACCAAAGCCATTTTGCGCAACCGCGTAGGACTGAAAGACCCCAGAAAGCCCATCGGCTCTTTTATCTTTTTGGGTCCTACCGGTGTAGGAAAAACCGAACTCGCAAAAGCTCTGGCACGTTATTTATTTGACAGCGAAAGTGCCCTCATTCGGATTGATATGAGCGAATATATGGAAAAATTTTCCATTTCGCGCCTCATCGGTGCGCCTCCGGGCTATGTGGGCTACGAAGAAGGCGGGCAGCTTACCGAAAAAGTGCGCCGCAAACCCTACTCGGTTATTTTGCTCGACGAAATAGAAAAAGCACACCCCGATGTGTATAATATTTTATTGCAAGTATTAGATGACGGACAACTTACTGATGGTTTGGGCAGAAAAATAGATTTTAAAAATACCCTCATCATTATGACTTCCAATATCGGAGTGCGCCAATTAAAAGATTTCGGTACAGGTGTCGGTTTTCAGACTTCCTCCCGCGAAGAATCCGCCGAAAACAACGCCAAAGGAGTAATTGCCCAAGCCCTGCGCCGCACTTTTGCACCTGAGTTTCTGAACCGTATTGATGATGTGGTTACTTTCAATGCTTTGGGCAAAGAAGAAATTTTAAAAATCATTGATATTGCCCTGCAAGATATTTATACGAGAGTGGCAAGAATCGGCTATACCCTGCGCCTCAGCGAACAGGCAAAGGTGTTTTTGGCAGACAAAGGCTACGACCCGCAATTTGGTGCACGTCCTTTGCACCGCGCCATTCAAAAGTACATAGAAGACCCGCTCGCCGAAGAAATTTTAGCCGTAAAACTCAAAAGCGGCGATGAAATTTTGGTAGATTTAGATGCAGAAGGCAAAATCAGCATTGAAGTATTAAGCAACGAAGCGGCTCCTACTAATCAATAG
- a CDS encoding STAS domain-containing protein, with product MKFSLDKRESYTIFEVLDAKLDTLAAPDLKTELVLLCNEGISNIILDLRNVEFVDSSGLSAILVGHRTCNNANGSLVLTGLNDNVRRLIQISQLNTILEITPTLSEAKDWIMMNELQRQLAQEDSDAGEEE from the coding sequence ATGAAATTTTCATTGGATAAACGCGAAAGCTATACTATATTTGAAGTATTAGATGCTAAATTGGATACATTGGCAGCACCGGATTTAAAAACAGAATTGGTGCTTTTGTGCAACGAAGGCATTTCTAATATTATTTTGGATTTGCGCAATGTGGAGTTTGTGGACTCGTCGGGTTTGAGTGCTATTTTGGTGGGACATCGTACTTGCAACAACGCTAACGGCAGTTTGGTGCTTACTGGTTTGAATGATAATGTTCGTCGTTTGATACAAATATCGCAGTTGAATACGATATTGGAGATAACCCCTACGCTTTCTGAAGCAAAAGATTGGATTATGATGAACGAATTGCAGCGTCAGCTGGCACAGGAAGATAGTGATGCCGGCGAAGAGGAATAG